From a single Thermodesulfovibrionales bacterium genomic region:
- the ftsW gene encoding putative lipid II flippase FtsW, producing the protein MRTKNTYDKLLLLTTLLLIGFGALMVYSSTSVVTPVFARRNISQFFYFKRHLFTLLIGIVVLYLGSRASVQTFRKIAVPLLIFSLILLILVFVPKIGITAGGARRWIRLWPSTFQPSELVKLAMVLFLAKYMSGPTYRTDNIYSFVVPIGIMVGFQGVFLKQPDFGATMSLGLITFAMLTVSGMRLRYLMMPSVLVIPVLIYLLKEPYRLKRIVSFLDPWKDPQGSGFQLVQSFIALGSGGLSGVGLGESKQKLSFLPESHTDFIFSLVGEELGFIGASILVALFCFLFIRGIQIANRAKDPFVHYLASGLSMMIALQALINFFVATGLAPTKGLPLPFVSYGGSALLVNMAAIGILLNLSRGEEEREIVDKNKILIEKKKALMAVYGRSRPFRDGRAFSGVGRSPR; encoded by the coding sequence ATGCGGACGAAGAACACCTACGATAAGCTTCTCCTCCTGACAACCCTTCTGCTCATCGGTTTCGGGGCCCTCATGGTCTATAGCTCCACATCCGTTGTGACTCCGGTCTTTGCGAGACGGAATATATCGCAGTTCTTCTATTTCAAGAGACATCTCTTTACGCTTCTCATTGGCATTGTTGTCCTCTATCTTGGTTCCCGGGCGAGTGTCCAGACCTTCAGGAAGATAGCGGTGCCGCTCCTGATCTTCTCCCTTATCCTTCTGATCCTCGTCTTTGTCCCGAAGATCGGTATCACTGCCGGCGGGGCGAGGAGGTGGATACGCCTCTGGCCTTCAACCTTTCAGCCCTCAGAGCTGGTGAAACTCGCGATGGTCCTCTTCCTCGCCAAGTACATGTCCGGCCCTACGTACCGGACCGACAACATCTATTCCTTTGTCGTGCCCATAGGAATCATGGTCGGTTTTCAGGGAGTCTTCTTGAAGCAACCTGATTTTGGCGCGACCATGAGTCTCGGACTCATCACCTTTGCCATGCTGACCGTATCAGGCATGAGGCTGCGGTATCTGATGATGCCTTCGGTCCTCGTCATACCGGTCCTGATCTATCTCCTCAAGGAGCCTTACAGGCTCAAGAGGATCGTCTCTTTTCTCGATCCCTGGAAAGATCCCCAGGGATCAGGCTTCCAGCTCGTTCAGTCCTTCATAGCCCTCGGGAGCGGAGGACTGTCAGGTGTCGGGCTGGGCGAGTCGAAACAGAAGTTGTCTTTCCTCCCGGAGTCCCATACCGATTTTATCTTTTCCCTCGTAGGTGAGGAACTGGGGTTCATCGGCGCTTCCATCCTTGTGGCGCTCTTTTGCTTTCTCTTTATCAGAGGAATCCAGATCGCAAACAGGGCCAAGGATCCCTTTGTCCATTACCTGGCATCGGGCCTTTCGATGATGATAGCCCTCCAGGCCCTCATAAATTTCTTCGTGGCTACCGGCCTTGCCCCTACAAAGGGCCTTCCCCTTCCCTTCGTGAGCTACGGGGGATCGGCTCTCCTGGTCAATATGGCGGCCATAGGAATCCTCCTTAACCTGTCAAGGGGAGAAGAGGAACGGGAGATCGTGGACAAGAATAAGATATTAATAGAGAAGAAGAAGGCTTTGATGGCTGTTTATGGAAGGTCACGACCCTTCAGGGACGGAAGGGCTTTCTCAGGCGTCGGGAGGTCTCCCCGATGA
- the murD gene encoding UDP-N-acetylmuramoyl-L-alanine--D-glutamate ligase → MEVKGKKILVFGLARSGVGAANLLASLGADVTVTDKKGREELREYTSLLAPCVRLSLGGCPSSLNGTDMIVVSPGVPLSIDPLVRAKDRGVRVIGELEVAYEISKEYSPFGIQRAEFLAVTGTNGKSTTTALLDWMLRKSGFKTLLGGNIGNALSEEILGIVRNRQESALDFIVAEVSSFQLESIEEFRPKGATILNISPDHLDRYHSLTEYAGAKARVSLNQREGDFLLLNADDPLTGEIVRTMETQGAGGKGGPEVFSFSRKEKVKGAYLQGGLISFDLPEVSPSFALDPSSFVIKGVHNLENAMAASAMALLAGCDPAAVAEALREFPGLEHRMEFVRELDGVKYINDSKGTNVGAVMKSIEGFQEPLILIGGGRDKAGDFSLLRPLVRERVRTLILIGEASEKMKVALGDETRTILASDLREAVGIARDNARRGDVVLLSPACASFDMFRDFEDRGRQFKKIVMELS, encoded by the coding sequence ATGGAAGTAAAGGGTAAGAAGATACTTGTCTTCGGTCTCGCGAGGAGCGGCGTCGGCGCCGCCAATCTCCTTGCGAGCCTTGGCGCCGATGTAACAGTAACCGACAAGAAGGGAAGAGAGGAGCTTCGGGAATATACCTCGCTTCTGGCTCCTTGCGTTCGTCTCTCCCTTGGGGGGTGCCCTTCGAGTCTGAACGGAACCGACATGATCGTCGTGAGCCCCGGTGTTCCCCTCTCTATTGATCCCCTTGTCAGGGCAAAAGACAGAGGGGTGAGGGTGATCGGCGAACTCGAGGTTGCCTACGAGATATCGAAGGAGTATTCGCCCTTCGGGATTCAACGTGCTGAATTTCTTGCGGTAACGGGAACGAACGGGAAGTCAACGACGACGGCCCTCCTAGACTGGATGCTGAGGAAGTCGGGATTTAAGACCCTCCTCGGAGGGAATATCGGAAATGCCTTGAGCGAGGAAATCCTCGGAATCGTCAGGAACCGGCAGGAGTCAGCGCTTGATTTCATCGTTGCCGAGGTCTCGAGCTTTCAACTCGAGTCAATAGAGGAGTTCAGGCCAAAGGGCGCAACAATCCTCAATATCTCTCCCGATCATCTCGACAGGTATCACTCTCTTACAGAGTACGCAGGGGCGAAGGCGAGGGTTTCCCTGAACCAGAGAGAAGGAGACTTTCTTCTTCTCAACGCCGATGACCCTTTGACAGGGGAGATTGTAAGGACGATGGAGACTCAGGGGGCCGGAGGCAAGGGAGGGCCAGAGGTCTTTTCTTTTAGCAGGAAAGAGAAGGTGAAGGGTGCATATCTTCAAGGCGGCCTTATCTCTTTTGACTTGCCTGAGGTGTCTCCGTCCTTCGCCCTTGATCCTTCATCCTTCGTGATTAAAGGTGTCCATAACCTGGAGAATGCCATGGCCGCTTCGGCCATGGCTCTCCTTGCAGGGTGCGACCCTGCGGCCGTGGCTGAAGCATTGCGGGAGTTTCCTGGTCTTGAACACAGGATGGAGTTTGTAAGGGAGCTGGACGGCGTGAAGTATATCAACGATTCGAAGGGTACCAATGTCGGGGCTGTGATGAAATCGATCGAAGGGTTTCAGGAGCCCTTAATCCTCATAGGTGGAGGAAGGGACAAGGCAGGTGATTTTTCTTTATTGAGACCTCTCGTGCGGGAGAGGGTCAGGACGCTCATCCTGATCGGCGAGGCGTCTGAAAAGATGAAGGTAGCCCTTGGAGATGAGACAAGGACCATTCTCGCCTCAGACCTGAGGGAGGCTGTAGGCATCGCGCGGGACAATGCGCGGAGAGGCGATGTCGTCCTCCTTTCGCCTGCCTGTGCAAGTTTCGATATGTTCAGGGATTTTGAGGACAGGGGAAGACAGTTCAAAAAGATCGTGATGGAGCTGTCATAA
- the murB gene encoding UDP-N-acetylmuramate dehydrogenase, with the protein MTEERNSLREMLRQERFRGDVLFDEPMKNHTTLRIGGNAQAMVTPQDVISLRNLLMEGRERNIPVVVVGGCSNLLVTDGGIEGIVVSAASLCRILVIEEKDDEVRLFVESGTPLQKMVNLSKEKGYEGLEGLAGIPGSVGGAVRGNSGSFGYEIGNVIDAVSVMNQYGKLSLLDARNLTFRYRSIDIPDECMILSVNMRLKKGDAHGVAKSINDFLLEKRTKQPIGAWSAGCVFKNPEGAYAGKLIDEAGCKGMRRGDVEVSGLHANFFINRGEGRASDFLALMDEVRERVMKAFGIELEREIKIVGRDRDHAD; encoded by the coding sequence ATGACGGAAGAGAGGAACAGTCTGAGAGAGATGCTGAGGCAGGAGAGGTTCAGAGGGGACGTGCTCTTTGATGAACCGATGAAGAACCACACAACCCTGAGGATAGGTGGTAATGCCCAGGCTATGGTGACACCTCAGGATGTTATCTCTCTCAGAAATCTGCTCATGGAGGGGAGAGAGCGGAATATCCCTGTGGTCGTTGTGGGAGGCTGCAGCAACCTGCTCGTAACCGATGGAGGGATTGAAGGCATTGTTGTCTCGGCGGCATCTCTTTGCCGCATCCTTGTCATTGAGGAGAAGGATGATGAGGTGAGGCTCTTTGTCGAGTCAGGTACACCGCTCCAGAAAATGGTCAATCTTTCGAAGGAGAAAGGATACGAAGGGTTGGAAGGGCTTGCAGGTATCCCCGGATCTGTGGGAGGTGCCGTCAGGGGAAACAGCGGTTCCTTCGGATATGAGATCGGAAACGTTATCGATGCGGTCAGTGTCATGAACCAGTACGGCAAGCTGTCGCTCCTCGATGCACGGAATCTGACTTTCAGATACCGGTCGATCGATATCCCTGACGAATGCATGATCCTCAGTGTAAACATGAGACTGAAAAAGGGCGATGCTCATGGTGTGGCAAAGAGTATTAACGATTTCCTCCTCGAAAAGAGAACGAAACAGCCCATAGGGGCATGGTCTGCGGGCTGCGTCTTTAAGAACCCCGAAGGGGCATACGCAGGAAAGCTCATCGATGAAGCCGGATGCAAGGGGATGAGACGGGGAGACGTAGAGGTGAGCGGTCTGCACGCAAACTTTTTCATCAACAGGGGCGAGGGGAGGGCCTCGGATTTCCTTGCCCTTATGGACGAGGTCAGGGAGAGGGTGATGAAGGCCTTTGGCATCGAGCTGGAGCGGGAGATCAAGATCGTAGGGAGAGATAGAGACCATGCAGACTGA
- a CDS encoding D-alanine--D-alanine ligase produces MAVTDKRIGVLMGGTSTEREVSLKSGTAVLNALKGLGYDVHPIDVGRDVCEVLKRERIEIAFLVLHGGHGENGDLQGLLEVMGIPYTGSGVLASALAMDKEAAKKIFLYHGIPVPPFTMMSKGAFVKGKSDMEEKKIPALAFGLPWVVKPASEGSSIGVSIIKDEDAFPSALENAFVFGHRAIIEKYVEGREVQIGILGERVLGAVEVRPKAGFYNYEAKYTAGLTEYILPSDIPADTLKRTEEVALAAHLALGCRGVTRVDTIIDGAGNPNVLEVNTIPGMTETSLLPKIAQQSGLSFPALMEAILGETIIEGKGGR; encoded by the coding sequence ATGGCGGTGACGGACAAGCGGATCGGTGTATTGATGGGCGGTACCTCAACCGAAAGGGAGGTCTCGCTGAAGAGCGGAACGGCTGTCTTGAATGCATTGAAGGGCCTCGGCTACGATGTCCATCCGATCGATGTCGGCCGTGACGTCTGCGAGGTCCTGAAGAGGGAGAGGATTGAGATTGCCTTTCTTGTCCTTCACGGCGGCCACGGAGAGAACGGAGACCTACAGGGTCTCCTTGAGGTTATGGGGATCCCTTACACCGGCTCAGGGGTTCTTGCCTCTGCCCTCGCTATGGACAAGGAGGCGGCAAAGAAGATCTTCCTTTACCACGGCATCCCTGTGCCGCCCTTCACAATGATGAGCAAGGGGGCTTTTGTCAAGGGGAAATCTGATATGGAGGAGAAGAAAATCCCGGCTTTAGCCTTTGGATTGCCATGGGTTGTCAAGCCCGCTTCTGAGGGCTCGAGCATAGGCGTAAGCATCATAAAGGATGAAGATGCATTTCCTTCGGCGCTAGAGAATGCCTTCGTATTCGGTCACAGGGCGATCATCGAAAAATATGTCGAAGGCAGAGAGGTCCAGATAGGCATACTCGGCGAGAGAGTCCTTGGGGCGGTAGAGGTGAGACCGAAGGCGGGGTTTTACAATTACGAGGCGAAATATACCGCCGGTCTCACCGAGTATATCCTCCCGTCCGATATACCGGCAGACACCCTTAAGAGGACCGAGGAGGTCGCGCTCGCAGCGCATCTGGCATTGGGATGCAGAGGCGTCACACGGGTTGATACGATCATTGACGGAGCCGGCAACCCCAACGTCCTTGAGGTGAATACTATCCCGGGCATGACGGAGACGAGCCTTCTGCCGAAGATTGCGCAGCAGTCTGGTCTCTCTTTCCCGGCGCTCATGGAAGCCATTCTCGGAGAGACGATCATTGAGGGCAAGGGTGGGAGATGA
- the murG gene encoding undecaprenyldiphospho-muramoylpentapeptide beta-N-acetylglucosaminyltransferase produces MKIIIAGGGTGGHLFPGIAIAEELKKRDGTTEVTFVGTERGIESSIIPREGYPIRYLRAEGLVGKSLLKKVTGALRTVFSLHESYSLLKRLRPDAVIGVGGYASFGPVLAARFLSVPTLIAEQNTIPGLANRILGKIADAVCVTYHESLSFFPRNKTFITGNPIRNRILSGDREGAYDLFSLDRGRFTIFVFGGSAGARTINNAVCGAFPFVNDIKDGIQFLHQTGKGDYETVRETYRKWGFRGTVTPFIHQMPEAYAVADLVLSRAGATTLAELTALGRPAILIPYPFAAAHHQEMNAERLSEMGAVRVILDHELDGETLARNIRDLYSDAGMRFEMQRSSRSLGRPDAAQKVVDILTSLVKMLAAGSGRPRQKAFQRHMSNHGDTEALR; encoded by the coding sequence ATGAAGATTATTATAGCAGGAGGCGGGACGGGAGGTCATCTTTTCCCGGGAATCGCTATCGCAGAGGAACTGAAGAAGAGAGACGGGACAACGGAAGTGACTTTTGTGGGTACGGAGCGCGGCATTGAATCGTCGATCATCCCGAGAGAAGGGTATCCCATACGTTATCTCAGGGCAGAGGGTCTCGTGGGAAAGTCTCTGTTGAAAAAAGTCACAGGTGCGCTGAGGACGGTCTTTTCCCTGCATGAATCCTATTCTTTGTTAAAGAGGCTGAGACCGGACGCAGTCATCGGTGTAGGCGGTTATGCATCATTCGGCCCTGTCCTTGCAGCCCGGTTCTTGTCCGTACCAACGCTCATAGCAGAACAGAATACGATCCCGGGACTTGCGAACAGGATTTTAGGAAAGATCGCCGACGCCGTCTGTGTCACCTATCATGAGAGCCTCTCCTTTTTCCCGAGGAACAAGACCTTTATAACCGGGAACCCTATCAGGAACAGGATCCTCTCGGGCGACAGAGAGGGAGCCTATGATCTCTTCAGTCTCGACCGGGGGAGATTCACGATCTTCGTCTTCGGCGGAAGCGCAGGCGCACGGACCATAAATAATGCGGTATGCGGTGCTTTTCCCTTTGTCAATGACATAAAAGACGGTATCCAGTTTCTCCATCAGACAGGCAAGGGAGATTACGAGACGGTCCGTGAGACATACCGGAAATGGGGATTCAGAGGGACCGTGACGCCTTTCATACACCAGATGCCCGAGGCCTACGCCGTTGCAGACCTCGTTCTCTCAAGGGCCGGTGCAACGACCCTTGCAGAATTGACGGCCTTAGGCAGGCCCGCAATCCTCATACCCTATCCCTTTGCCGCAGCCCATCATCAGGAGATGAATGCCGAGAGGCTTTCTGAAATGGGTGCGGTAAGGGTGATCCTCGACCACGAATTGGACGGTGAGACCCTGGCAAGGAACATCAGGGATCTTTACAGCGACGCAGGCATGAGGTTCGAGATGCAGAGATCGAGCAGGTCCCTCGGAAGGCCTGATGCAGCACAGAAGGTCGTGGATATTTTGACAAGTCTCGTGAAGATGTTGGCGGCCGGAAGCGGGCGGCCAAGGCAGAAGGCATTTCAGCGGCATATGAGTAACCACGGAGACACTGAGGCCCTGAGGTAG
- the murC gene encoding UDP-N-acetylmuramate--L-alanine ligase translates to MFERYRTIHFVGIGGIGMSGIAEVLHNLGYEVTGSDLKESETVARLRELGIRVSLGHRAENIDDAHVVVISSAVSDENPEVLAAQARSVPVIPRAEMLAELGRLKYSVLIAGAHGKTTTTSLIATILSRGGIDPTIIIGGKLKSTGSNARLGQGDFMVAEADESDGSFLKLSPTIAVVTNIDREHMDFFKNMDALKDAFVSFVNKVPFYGLSILCIENRFVREILPRIHRRYITYGLSEDADVIATGIQPGFMSISFQVRYKGKDLGTFSVPTPGIHNVLNALASIAVGIELKMETEKIRGGLKSFSGIQRRFELKGEVRGVRVFDDYGHHPAEIKAALKAARESLLNAEGGMGHGTSRSGERGRLVVLFQPHRYTRTRDLMDEFSASFGDADLLYLMDIYAAGEKPIAGVSSVRMAQTIEAAGQDVRYVADRAALLKTLSENLRPEDVLFTLGAGDVWKVGEELLRRMREEGK, encoded by the coding sequence ATGTTTGAGCGTTACAGGACCATTCACTTCGTCGGTATCGGCGGAATAGGCATGAGCGGCATCGCCGAGGTCCTGCACAATCTCGGATACGAAGTGACGGGCTCTGACCTGAAAGAGTCCGAGACGGTTGCAAGGCTCAGGGAACTCGGCATCAGGGTTTCTTTAGGACACAGGGCTGAAAATATCGATGATGCCCATGTCGTTGTCATCTCATCTGCGGTCTCTGATGAAAATCCTGAGGTCCTCGCAGCGCAGGCAAGGTCTGTCCCGGTAATCCCGAGGGCCGAGATGCTTGCCGAATTGGGCAGGTTGAAATACAGCGTGCTCATAGCCGGCGCGCATGGGAAGACGACAACGACTTCCCTGATCGCCACAATACTCTCGCGCGGCGGCATTGATCCCACGATCATCATAGGGGGCAAGCTCAAATCAACGGGGAGCAATGCAAGGCTCGGACAGGGAGACTTCATGGTAGCCGAGGCTGATGAGAGTGACGGCTCTTTCCTCAAGCTCTCACCGACGATCGCGGTAGTGACAAACATCGACCGGGAACATATGGATTTCTTCAAGAATATGGATGCCCTGAAGGACGCCTTTGTCTCTTTTGTCAACAAAGTGCCTTTCTACGGATTGTCGATCCTCTGCATCGAGAACCGTTTTGTCAGGGAGATCCTGCCGAGAATTCACCGGAGGTACATCACCTACGGACTCTCTGAAGATGCCGACGTCATTGCCACCGGTATTCAACCGGGATTCATGTCAATATCCTTTCAAGTCCGGTATAAAGGGAAGGACCTCGGCACCTTTTCTGTGCCGACGCCGGGGATCCACAATGTTCTGAACGCCCTCGCCAGCATCGCCGTTGGCATCGAACTCAAGATGGAGACCGAAAAGATCAGGGGAGGGTTAAAAAGCTTCAGCGGGATCCAGAGAAGATTCGAATTAAAAGGCGAGGTCAGGGGTGTGAGGGTCTTTGATGATTATGGTCACCACCCTGCCGAGATAAAGGCTGCCTTGAAGGCTGCAAGGGAATCTCTGCTCAACGCTGAAGGCGGAATGGGGCATGGTACATCGAGATCGGGAGAGAGAGGAAGGTTGGTCGTGCTCTTCCAGCCGCACCGGTACACACGGACGAGGGACCTCATGGACGAGTTCTCCGCTTCCTTTGGCGATGCCGATCTTCTCTATCTCATGGATATTTATGCTGCAGGTGAGAAGCCGATAGCAGGTGTCAGTTCTGTCCGGATGGCTCAGACAATTGAGGCAGCGGGACAGGATGTGAGATATGTGGCTGACAGAGCGGCTCTTCTCAAAACCCTTTCAGAGAACCTCAGGCCAGAGGATGTCCTCTTCACGCTCGGCGCCGGGGATGTCTGGAAGGTTGGAGAAGAGTTGTTGAGAAGGATGCGGGAAGAAGGGAAATGA
- a CDS encoding YajD family HNH nuclease, which produces MVRRRIPFRRPRSQKPAGDKTAAEIVRELKESTLTPTDYRERSLKVHGLICAKCGREFYHKDRHLLTVHHKDGNPRNNPPDGSNWENLCIYCHDDEHSRGLLGDYLKGKGRGQT; this is translated from the coding sequence ATGGTCAGAAGAAGAATACCATTCAGAAGACCCCGGTCGCAAAAACCCGCAGGAGATAAGACGGCTGCCGAAATCGTCAGGGAATTGAAGGAGAGCACCCTTACTCCCACCGATTACCGGGAGCGCTCACTGAAGGTCCACGGCCTGATCTGCGCAAAATGCGGAAGAGAGTTCTACCACAAGGACCGTCATCTCTTGACCGTCCACCATAAAGATGGAAACCCCAGGAATAATCCCCCCGACGGTTCGAACTGGGAGAACCTTTGCATCTACTGCCACGACGACGAGCACAGCAGGGGATTGCTTGGAGATTATCTGAAAGGGAAAGGCAGGGGACAGACATAG
- the ftsZ gene encoding cell division protein FtsZ — protein MFEIDDVKGQTARIKVVGVGGAGGNAINNMISSNLQGVDFVAVNTDTQVLESSLAPIKVQIGASITRGLGAGADPQIGRQSALEDRNALAEVLGGSDLVFITAGMGGGTGTGASPIIAGIAKELGALTVAIVTKPFFFEGKPRAAKAEEGIKELKAHVDTLIVIPNDRIALVVEKKVSFHKGFAATDEVLKQAIQGISDIILTPGLINVDFADVRATMEGAGRAVMGVGTGKGEGAAVEAAKKAITNPLLEDSSIEGARGILINITGGPELSIGDVMEAASIINDMAHEGAKITFGTVVNPDAEDEVKITVIATGFDEKKEKVELPQVKKWAPVREPLSYRGSERVLAKNLVPKNISFDSLGEGSHLIPYEDPLDVPTFLRNAPQRTM, from the coding sequence ATGTTCGAAATCGATGATGTAAAAGGGCAGACAGCAAGGATCAAGGTCGTAGGAGTGGGCGGGGCAGGAGGCAATGCTATCAACAACATGATCTCCTCAAATCTTCAGGGGGTAGACTTTGTCGCCGTAAACACAGACACCCAGGTCCTCGAGTCGTCCCTGGCGCCGATAAAGGTTCAGATCGGGGCATCCATAACAAGGGGGCTCGGCGCCGGTGCGGACCCGCAGATAGGGAGGCAGTCGGCCCTTGAGGACAGGAATGCCCTCGCCGAAGTGCTCGGAGGCTCCGATCTTGTCTTTATAACGGCAGGTATGGGCGGGGGCACCGGCACCGGCGCTTCGCCCATCATTGCGGGCATCGCAAAGGAATTGGGCGCGCTGACCGTGGCGATCGTGACAAAGCCGTTCTTCTTTGAAGGTAAACCGAGGGCTGCGAAGGCAGAAGAGGGGATAAAGGAACTCAAGGCTCATGTCGACACCCTCATCGTGATTCCTAATGACAGGATAGCCCTTGTTGTCGAGAAGAAGGTCTCTTTCCACAAAGGATTCGCCGCAACCGATGAGGTCCTTAAACAGGCTATTCAGGGCATATCCGATATCATCCTCACGCCGGGATTGATCAACGTCGATTTTGCCGACGTGCGGGCAACGATGGAGGGGGCAGGCAGGGCTGTTATGGGCGTCGGCACCGGAAAGGGTGAAGGCGCTGCAGTGGAGGCTGCAAAAAAGGCGATTACAAATCCGTTGCTTGAGGATTCCTCCATAGAAGGGGCGAGGGGAATTCTCATCAATATTACCGGAGGCCCTGAACTCTCCATAGGTGATGTCATGGAGGCAGCCTCGATCATTAACGATATGGCCCATGAAGGGGCAAAGATAACCTTCGGTACTGTCGTAAACCCCGACGCCGAAGATGAAGTAAAGATTACGGTCATAGCAACGGGTTTTGACGAGAAAAAGGAGAAGGTCGAACTTCCACAGGTCAAGAAGTGGGCTCCGGTAAGGGAACCATTATCTTACCGGGGTTCTGAAAGGGTCCTCGCCAAGAACCTTGTTCCGAAGAACATCAGTTTTGACAGTCTGGGTGAGGGCTCTCACCTCATTCCTTATGAAGATCCCCTCGATGTCCCCACCTTCCTGAGGAACGCACCTCAAAGGACGATGTAG
- the ftsA gene encoding cell division protein FtsA, translated as MPARGGTGKTVVGLDVGTTKICAIVGKEEMGKVEIVAVGLSPSAGLRKGVVVDMDLTTGSIVKAIRDASDKAGFPIRSVYVGIAGGHIKGFTGSGAIALKDGIVKEEDVERLMDSAGAVYVPVERDVLHVISAGYRLDGRNGIIDPVGLAGTRLEANVHIVTGSVTSVQNLVTCCTKAGVSILDIVLEPLASAEAVLSKTEKKRGVVLVDIGGGTTDVAFYRDGVLRHTAVLSIGGNHLTNDIAVGLNVPVEEAEKIKKAYGYATVGITDRMEDLPETIEISDGDGKATKVPLQYLAGIIQARCEEFIGLVKKEMEQVSYGIERSTIVLTGGTSLLRGIKDLTEEIFGLPVKIGMPEGVMDRGLVHSPIYATGVGLVRYGLANYAQPALESSAIMERMKKWVSGFLNK; from the coding sequence ATGCCGGCAAGGGGAGGGACGGGCAAGACCGTTGTCGGCCTCGATGTCGGCACGACAAAAATATGCGCCATTGTCGGGAAAGAGGAGATGGGTAAGGTCGAGATCGTGGCTGTTGGACTGTCGCCTTCAGCAGGGTTGAGAAAGGGTGTTGTCGTTGATATGGATCTCACCACCGGTTCCATTGTAAAGGCGATCAGGGATGCATCGGACAAGGCGGGATTTCCCATCCGTTCTGTTTATGTCGGAATAGCAGGGGGACACATCAAGGGATTCACCGGGAGCGGGGCGATTGCACTGAAGGACGGGATCGTGAAGGAAGAGGATGTCGAAAGGCTCATGGACTCTGCAGGCGCCGTGTATGTTCCTGTAGAAAGGGACGTACTCCACGTGATCTCGGCCGGTTACCGGCTCGATGGCCGCAACGGGATCATAGATCCTGTCGGCCTGGCCGGAACGAGGCTCGAGGCAAATGTCCATATCGTTACCGGATCGGTGACATCAGTCCAGAACCTCGTCACCTGCTGCACGAAGGCAGGCGTCAGTATCCTGGATATCGTCCTTGAACCCCTGGCATCGGCAGAGGCCGTGCTCAGCAAAACAGAGAAGAAAAGAGGAGTTGTGCTCGTAGACATCGGGGGCGGCACAACGGACGTCGCCTTTTATCGGGACGGAGTGTTGCGCCACACGGCAGTCCTCTCAATCGGTGGAAACCATCTCACAAATGATATCGCCGTCGGCCTCAACGTCCCTGTTGAGGAGGCCGAGAAGATCAAGAAGGCTTACGGATATGCCACGGTCGGCATAACTGACAGGATGGAAGACCTGCCCGAGACGATCGAAATCAGCGATGGCGACGGAAAAGCTACGAAGGTTCCATTGCAGTATCTTGCCGGAATTATCCAGGCGCGATGCGAGGAATTTATCGGCCTGGTCAAGAAGGAGATGGAGCAAGTCTCGTACGGTATTGAGAGATCGACAATTGTCCTGACCGGCGGCACATCTCTCCTGAGAGGGATCAAAGACCTGACAGAGGAGATATTCGGTCTTCCCGTAAAGATCGGCATGCCGGAAGGTGTTATGGACAGAGGCCTCGTTCACAGCCCCATCTATGCAACAGGGGTCGGCTTAGTCAGGTATGGCCTCGCCAATTATGCTCAGCCTGCGCTCGAATCTTCGGCGATCATGGAGCGAATGAAAAAGTGGGTCAGCGGTTTTTTGAATAAATAA
- a CDS encoding FtsQ-type POTRA domain-containing protein: MKRISGKKQVKPVRKLRLKERYLVLGVLILLVCAGIVLSIAISRASSRVFRVKEILVTGNRHLSDSEIRTMAGVKMGDGLLTVSKKKVSERMLRSPWVKAASVRKDFPDRLMIRIYEATPFAILDKKGQSFLIDEKGGILEKMNEDPVPFLPVITADPEKMRENFVEAIRLAGVIKDKKIATERGRVEIVANGKGPEDLAVIVDSVVIKIGFGDYEQKLERLFALDGEIKKRAVSVDYVDLRFANRVVVKPMNEVIR; this comes from the coding sequence ATGAAAAGGATTTCGGGAAAGAAACAGGTGAAGCCCGTCCGTAAGCTCAGGCTTAAAGAACGATATCTTGTTCTGGGCGTCCTCATCCTCCTCGTGTGTGCAGGCATTGTCCTGAGCATCGCGATCTCCAGGGCAAGCTCTCGGGTCTTCCGGGTGAAGGAGATCCTCGTCACCGGCAACAGACATCTTTCGGATTCAGAGATCAGAACCATGGCCGGTGTGAAGATGGGTGACGGTCTCCTGACGGTCTCGAAGAAGAAGGTATCAGAACGGATGCTCCGGTCCCCCTGGGTCAAGGCAGCAAGTGTGAGAAAGGATTTTCCCGACAGACTCATGATAAGGATTTATGAAGCGACGCCCTTTGCGATCCTTGATAAGAAAGGACAATCCTTCCTCATCGATGAAAAGGGCGGTATCCTTGAGAAGATGAATGAAGACCCTGTCCCCTTCCTTCCGGTCATCACTGCCGATCCTGAAAAGATGCGCGAGAACTTCGTCGAGGCGATCAGGCTCGCAGGCGTCATAAAGGATAAAAAGATTGCCACAGAGCGCGGACGCGTCGAGATTGTTGCGAACGGGAAGGGCCCCGAGGATCTGGCAGTCATCGTGGACAGCGTGGTCATCAAGATTGGGTTCGGGGACTATGAGCAGAAACTCGAAAGACTCTTCGCCCTCGATGGTGAGATAAAGAAGCGCGCCGTCTCTGTTGATTACGTGGATCTCAGGTTCGCAAACAGGGTCGTCGTGAAGCCGATGAACGAGGTGATCAGGTGA